A genomic region of Arachis hypogaea cultivar Tifrunner chromosome 5, arahy.Tifrunner.gnm2.J5K5, whole genome shotgun sequence contains the following coding sequences:
- the LOC112800069 gene encoding protein AE7-like isoform X1: MVSTLINANPIIYEKKERRTRTSPPTTNDDYAVEPIDQLEIFDILRDIKDPEHPYSLEELKVITEDAVEVDDHRSYVRVTFTPTVEHCSMATIIGLCLRVKLMRSLPSRYKVDIRVAPGSHATEAAVNKQLNDKERVAAALENPNLLDMFDECLAPSYN; encoded by the exons ATGGTGTCAACTCTAATCAACGCAAACCCTATCATATACGAAAAGAAAGAGCGCCGAACCCGCACCTCACCGCCCACCACCAACGACGATTACGCCGTCGAACCTATCGACCAACTTGAGATTTTCGAtatc CTGAGAGATATCAAGGACCCTGAGCACCCTTACTCCTTGGAAGAGCTCAAGGTCATAACGGAGGATGCTGTTGAAGTCGATGATCACCGTAGTTATGTTAG ggttacGTTTACTCCGACAGTGGAACATTGCAGCATGGCAACGATTATAGGTCTCTGCTTACGGGTTAAGCTCATGAGAAGCTTGCCTTCACGCTACAAG GTGGATATCAGAGTAGCACCTGGATCTCATGCAACTGAAGCTGCAG TTAACAAACAACTAAATGATAAAGAGCGTGTGGCTGCTGCCCTGGAAAATCCAAACCTTCTAGATATGTTCGACGAATGCCTTGCTCCATCTTACAATTGA
- the LOC112800069 gene encoding protein AE7-like isoform X2, whose protein sequence is MVSTLINANPIIYEKKERRTRTSPPTTNDDYAVEPIDQLEIFDHLRDIKDPEHPYSLEELKVITEDAVEVDDHRSYVRVTFTPTVEHCSMATIIGLCLRVKLMRSLPSRYKVDIRVAPGSHATEAAVNKQLNDKERVAAALENPNLLDMFDECLAPSYN, encoded by the exons ATGGTGTCAACTCTAATCAACGCAAACCCTATCATATACGAAAAGAAAGAGCGCCGAACCCGCACCTCACCGCCCACCACCAACGACGATTACGCCGTCGAACCTATCGACCAACTTGAGATTTTCG ATCACCTGAGAGATATCAAGGACCCTGAGCACCCTTACTCCTTGGAAGAGCTCAAGGTCATAACGGAGGATGCTGTTGAAGTCGATGATCACCGTAGTTATGTTAG ggttacGTTTACTCCGACAGTGGAACATTGCAGCATGGCAACGATTATAGGTCTCTGCTTACGGGTTAAGCTCATGAGAAGCTTGCCTTCACGCTACAAG GTGGATATCAGAGTAGCACCTGGATCTCATGCAACTGAAGCTGCAG TTAACAAACAACTAAATGATAAAGAGCGTGTGGCTGCTGCCCTGGAAAATCCAAACCTTCTAGATATGTTCGACGAATGCCTTGCTCCATCTTACAATTGA
- the LOC112800068 gene encoding vacuolar protein sorting-associated protein 25-like: protein MQKLGEFKLPHFFNYPPYFTLQPVRDTREKQVQLWKDLILDYCRTQKVFVIGLEEEFPLFSNPIIGRSLTHEAREAFLSALVADGRAEWMDKGHRKCLILWHRIQEWAEILVQFARDNGLEDGVVTMEEIRFGTESQGTELQGIDQTILNRALKILEQKGKLVVFKGTSTDDEGVKFSL from the exons ATGCAGAAATTGGGAGAGTTCAAGTTACCACATTTCTTCAACTACCCGCCATACTTCAC TTTGCAGCCAGTAAGAGACACTAGAGAGAAGCAGGTACAACTGTGGAAGGATCTTATTCTAGATTATTGTAGAACACAAAAGGTATTTGTAATTGGGCTTGAAGAAGAATTTCCTCTGTTTTCGAATCCCATAATTGGAA GGTCTCTTACTCATGAAGCTAGAGAAGCATTCCTTTCAGCCTTAGTAGCTGATG GACGTGCTGAGTGGATGGATAAAGGACATAGGAAATGTCTTATTCTCTGGCATCGGATTCAAGAGTGGGCAGAAATTTTAGTACAATTT GCAAGAGATAATGGGCTGGAAGACGGTGTTGTGACGATGGAAGAAATAAGGTTTGGGACTGAATCTCAAGGAACAG AGCTTCAAGGGATAGACCAAACTATTCTGAATCGTGCGCTGAAAATATTAGAGCAAAAGGGGAAGCTTGTGGTCTTCAAAGGAACTTCAACTGATGATGAAGGAGTGAAATTTTCTCTATGA